In Stigmatopora nigra isolate UIUO_SnigA chromosome 5, RoL_Snig_1.1, whole genome shotgun sequence, the genomic window GACTAATAagacaaacaaaagcaaacatttttttaacaatctaATTGTTAACAAGTGTTTAAAACGAGTGACGATTCCAAGCAGCTGACCCTCCCatgccgctgccgccgccacgTCCCCCACCAATGCCTTGCCACGGTCGGTCACCATCCATCTTTCGACCAGAATCCCAGTCTCGACCACCatccctgtaaaaaaaaaaaaaaaaagctcaacttTACAAATAAGAAATGCAGTggccatcaaaaaaaaaatacaccattaTTTTGATAAACAAACAGGATTCCCGGCTTTTAGACTATTAAAAAACGGCTAAAATTCtttgatttaacattttattttaagattaTTGCATATGAATACCTAGTTGTCTGtgtgctgatttaaaaaaaaaagccttaaaattTTATTGAGTTTATAGAACTGGGTCACGAAGGAAAATGTTTGAATTGTGCACATAAGTTTGAACCCCTGGCGCGTTAAAAAGTTAGCATTGCTGCTTGATTAGCAGAATAGCCTTCCCAAGATGCTACTTGTTGAAAAGCTAATTGGAGTTTAACTAAAAACTGCATTCACCTGTTCATGCGCTTGTCATAGCCTCCGCCAACCCACGGCTCGCGTCCATGCCTGTCGTTGAAATTCTGCTATAGCCAAAAAATCAGTTATTAGATGCAAATAAAAAGGTGCTTTTAACATACTCGACTTCTTCACGCCATTCTTACCGGACCATCTCCGCCCATTCCACGTCCGCCGCCCCTCATGTCGTCCTGGTAGCGTCCTCGCTCCCTATGGTCAAAATCTTGATAGCGTTCCTGCCTGCCAGCAAAGTCCGTCCGATTGTAACGTTCGTCCATGTTCATGCGCTTGTCGGGCCAGTCGTCCTTCCTGAGAGGGAGAAGCGAGTCATTTGGAGTCCCGACAGCACGGACCAAACCTGGACTTACATTTCGTAAGGCCTTTTGACGGGCCGTCGGTCCTGTTCGTAGCGCAGCTGGTCTTGCTGCCTACGGATTTCCTCGCGCTCTCTCATGATGCGCTCCTGTTCTCGCCGTCGTTCGTACTCGATGCGCATCCTTTCTCGCTCTAGGTACTGTCGCTCCATGCGGTCCGCGTCCAGACGTTCCCGCTCCGCCTGGGGAAAAAAGGTAAATGGAATATTAGGAGAAAAAACACGCCATCACCCTTTATAGGGgatcactcattggctgcaacGGTCCAAATCAAAATGCCTTGGGTGTCTAGCAGAGttagttatattaaaaaaaaagccatataaTAGCAAGGATGCTAAATTACATCTGCAGTACTAAGCCAGGTAACATAAGAACATTACTAATCCAATTATCATCATGTTTCCCAAAAATGCCCCACATGACAAAGATAAAGCAGAGCTCACCTCGAGCCAATGTCTCCTCTTCATCAAATGAGTCCTCTCCTCTTTCTCACGGAATGCTCGGATTCGCTCGCGCTCCGACCGATTATCCATCGCGCCGCGATCGCTGTAAAAACAGATTTTGTTGACATGGCTGTGGGTTGCGTGGCTCAACGTTCATCTCGTGGCATCCCCCTTACTTGTATCGGCGTCTTTCCACCTCTCGCACATCGCGCTCACGTTGTCTTTGCCTCTCGCGCTCCCGTTGCTCCTTGATTTGGTCAAAGGACAAGATGTCCTTCCTCTCCTTGCTGGATGATTTACGTTCCTCACTCTTGGAGCTCTGGTGAGACAAGGGACAAGTGAAGTCCACCTTTCAAGGGTTTTTATCATCAGAAATACTTACGCGCTCTTTGCTTTTGGATTTGACGCTGATGACAGGCTCGCCTTTGGACTTGTCCATGACAACGGTCCTCTCGTCCCCTGTAAAAGCGAAAATCCATGATTCCCTGAGAACTATTGACAACGGAGTCATAGGGTGAAAGAAATTGGCGTCACTTACGTTTGCCATCCTTCCCTTCTCCGTCTTCCTTTCCAGACCTGCAAAGTATGAATTTGTTAACAGTGTTGGGAAGTTTCTAGATGTACAAAAGCGGGGAGTCAAACTTACTTGGAGTCGGTGGAGTGTCTCCGCTCACCAGCCGCCTTTTTTGCATCGTTCTTGTCAGCTGGCTTCTTGCCCGCTGGCTCATTTTTTGCCTGCAACATGAACGCCGAGATTCCATTCATACAGGGTAATCAAAATTTAGAACCCGACTAGGTGGGGGTTCGTTCGGTCTGTGATTATACAACATACCCGCTCAACGGAGATCATCTTGCCGTGCAGCTCCGTGCGGTGAAGGTGGCTGACGCACTTGGCGGCTTCGTCCGTGGAGGACATGGTTACGAAGCCGTAGCAACGGGCCCCGGGGCTCTTGGCGTTGGTCACCACCTTGGCGCCAACAACCTGCGTGATACCAGAAGCACAACTAAGTACTAAAAGAAATAAGATCATTGACAAGCATACTCAAtaggtatatgtgtatataaccAGTTTGaaggattttaaaaagtattatatACTGCTGAACAAGCATACTACCATTTTgatgaatgaacattttcaggTGTGTTTTGCAACGATTCTAGGTTTTATAAGTTGACCTTTTaccttcaaaatattatatatatatatatatatatatatatatatatatatatatatatatatatatatatatatatatatatatatatatatatatatatatatatatatatatatatatatatatatatatatatatatatatatatatatatatatatatatatatatatatatatatatatatatatatatatatatatatatatatatatatatatatatatatatatatatatatatatatatatatatatatatatatatatatatatatatatatatatatatatatatatatatatatatatatatatatatatatatatatatatatatatatatatatatatatatatatatatatatatatatatatatatatatatatacatacacacacacacaaaatatatattttttttgtttaatgagaAATCAATTCATTCCTCCTTGGTAATGACACAATCAATTTGACTTACCTTGCCATGCTTGCTGAAAAGTGTCTTAAGGTCGGTGGCCCTGGTAGTGGACGCGAGCCCGCTGACCCACAAATTCCTACTGCCAGGAGCAGGACTTGCTTTGGCTAAGCCTAAGAAAAATATCAAACTATAAACCAGGAGATGACCAGTTCCCGTAGAACCCATCGTTTTTAACTCACTCACCCTTATCATCATCCTTTGAAATGTCCTTTTGATCTTTGTCTTCAGAACTAGAGACAAagtcaaaacaaagacaaataagGACAACGGCAAACACTTCTGCGACAAGCGTGTATGTctttagagcaaaaaaaaaaagtgttgcgcGTCGACCCGTCGTGGGTAAGGTACTTAACAGTGAGTAAACGGGACTTGGTCTGGAAACCCCCACATGTTACTGATTGGATAATGGACATGAATGTTTAAGGACAAGAAGTGATAGGAAAGACAAATGCATTGTTTTACCGCCTCGAAAAGATCGTCCAATTCTTACTAGCTCTAAAGAACCAATGCAAGAGAGATAGCCGTTTTTGGTTTGGAGTAGACAGAAAACAACAAACCTCTTGTTCTGATCTTCGCCCTCAACAGAGGACAACTCTTTGCCAGCCGAGGGCGAATCTGCAGTCGCATTGTCTTCTGTCTTCTCATCCTCATCCCCCTTCTTAGACCCCAATTCTGAACCAACAGTATCAACCCCAACGTCCTGTTCGCTGACACTAATAGCTTGCGAGCATTTTTCATTGTCCGGTGTCTCTTCTGGGGGCTTCTCGGGATCCCCGGCGGTCTCCGTTTCATCATCCCGGTCACTTTCCGCGTCGCCTGACACATTGACTTCCCCGCCGGCGGAAGGCGCCTGTTCTTCATCGGTGCTCGTCTCACAGCTCGGGTGGTGGTCTTCGATAAGCGGCTCAGATAAACAAGACCCCGCTACTTTGTCATGTTCTACAGGTTTAACAGGAACAGAATGGCACAGAGTTTAAACACTTCTCAAACACAGCAATGGTTAAGGAGGAAGTGGCAAGGCCTGGATTAGGAACTTCATGACCAAGTGCCTGTGCTGACGTAGACCCTA contains:
- the safb gene encoding scaffold attachment factor B1 isoform X2, translated to MADPSSDSDILADVRKLSELRVIDLKAELKKRNLDTTGVKSLLSERLRKAIEEEGGNPDAIVISSELAPKKSTPRRSAPRELQGYDEHEDSILEDEPHDVHDDQENMHEMDILDMSVLDEAENEHGLPDEGVDDLENLIDGDDDDAQLEDDDDDDDDDVTIDSEDEARQLDDSRGLEDEDMLCSSIYVTANAEELLAETEHDKVAGSCLSEPLIEDHHPSCETSTDEEQAPSAGGEVNVSGDAESDRDDETETAGDPEKPPEETPDNEKCSQAISVSEQDVGVDTVGSELGSKKGDEDEKTEDNATADSPSAGKELSSVEGEDQNKSSEDKDQKDISKDDDKGLAKASPAPGSRNLWVSGLASTTRATDLKTLFSKHGKVVGAKVVTNAKSPGARCYGFVTMSSTDEAAKCVSHLHRTELHGKMISVERAKNEPAGKKPADKNDAKKAAGERRHSTDSKSGKEDGEGKDGKRDERTVVMDKSKGEPVISVKSKSKERSSKSEERKSSSKERKDILSFDQIKEQRERERQRQRERDVREVERRRYNDRGAMDNRSERERIRAFREKEERTHLMKRRHWLEAERERLDADRMERQYLERERMRIEYERRREQERIMREREEIRRQQDQLRYEQDRRPVKRPYEMKDDWPDKRMNMDERYNRTDFAGRQERYQDFDHRERGRYQDDMRGGGRGMGGDGPNFNDRHGREPWVGGGYDKRMNRDGGRDWDSGRKMDGDRPWQGIGGGRGGGSGMGGRGGFVNSSQSLSNTLNQQNQMQGGAFNRRF
- the safb gene encoding scaffold attachment factor B1 isoform X1 — its product is MADPSSDSDILADVRKLSELRVIDLKAELKKRNLDTTGVKSLLSERLRKAIEEEGGNPDAIVISSELAPKKSTPRRSAPRELQGYDEHEDSILEDEPHDVHDDQENMHEMDILDMSVLDEAENEHGLPDEGVDDLENLIDGDDDDAQLEDDDDDDDDDVTIDSEDEARQLDDSRGLEDEDMLCSSIYVTANAEELLAETEHDKVAGSCLSEPLIEDHHPSCETSTDEEQAPSAGGEVNVSGDAESDRDDETETAGDPEKPPEETPDNEKCSQAISVSEQDVGVDTVGSELGSKKGDEDEKTEDNATADSPSAGKELSSVEGEDQNKSSEDKDQKDISKDDDKGLAKASPAPGSRNLWVSGLASTTRATDLKTLFSKHGKVVGAKVVTNAKSPGARCYGFVTMSSTDEAAKCVSHLHRTELHGKMISVERAKNEPAGKKPADKNDAKKAAGERRHSTDSKSGKEDGEGKDGKRDERTVVMDKSKGEPVISVKSKSKERSSKSEERKSSSKERKDILSFDQIKEQRERERQRQRERDVREVERRRYNDRGAMDNRSERERIRAFREKEERTHLMKRRHWLEAERERLDADRMERQYLERERMRIEYERRREQERIMREREEIRRQQDQLRYEQDRRPVKRPYEMKDDWPDKRMNMDERYNRTDFAGRQERYQDFDHRERGRYQDDMRGGGRGMGGDGPQNFNDRHGREPWVGGGYDKRMNRDGGRDWDSGRKMDGDRPWQGIGGGRGGGSGMGGRGGFVNSSQSLSNTLNQQNQMQGGAFNRRF